GTCAGCGAACCGCCGCCCATGTCGTCATTGAGCTTCGCGGCGCGCTCGAGCAGACGCGAATGCAGGTAGAAGACGTCGCCGGGATAGGCTTCGCGGCCGGGCGGACGACGCAGCAGGAGCGACATCTGGCGATAGGCGACAGCCTGCTTCGACAGATCGTCATAAGCGATCAGCGCGTGCTGGCCGTTGTCGCGGAAATATTCGGCCATGGCGCAGCCGGCCATCGGAGCCAGATACTGCATCGGAGCCGGGTCGGACGCGGTTGCCGCGACGATGATCGAATATTCGAGCGCGCCGCGCTCTTCGAGCACCTTCACGAACTGCGCGACGGTCGAACGCTTCTGGCCGATGGCGACATAGACGCAGTAGAGCTTCTCGCTGTCCAGACCGGAGACATGAACGGCCTTCTGGTTCAGGATCGTGTCGAGAATGATCGCGGTCTTGCCGGTCTGACGGTCACCGATGACCAGCTCGCGCTGGCCGCGGCCGACCGGGATGAGCGCGTCGATGGCCTTGAGGCCGGTCGACATCGGCTCGTTCACCGACTTGCGGGGAATGATGCCGGGCGCCTTGATGTCGACGCGCGAGCGCTTGGCGGCCTTGATCGGGCCTTTGCCGTCGATCGGGTTGCCGAGCGCGTCGACGACGCGGCCGAGCAGCTCGGGGCCGACGGGCACGTCCACGATCGCGCCGGTGCGCTTGACGGTGTCGCCTTCCTTGATGTCGCGGTCGGCGCCGAAGATGACGACGCCGACATTGTCGGCTTCGAGGTTGAGGGCCATGCCGCGGATGCCGCCCGGGAACTCGACCATTTCGCCGGCCTGGACATTGTCGAGGCCGTAGACGCGGGCGATACCGTCACCGACGGAAAGCACCTGGCCGACTTCGGAGACCTGAGCCTCCTTGCCGAAATTCTTGATCTGGTCCTTGAGAATTGCGGAAATTTCCGCGGCGCGGATATCCATCAGCCGACCTCTTTCAGTGCGAGCTTAAGCGAAGCGAGTTTGGTTTTGAGCGACGTGTCGATCTGGCGCGAGCCCATCTTGACCACGAGACCGCCGAGAATGGAGGGATCCACCGTCAGGTTGATGGTGACATCCTTGCCGGCAACGCCCTTGAGCGCCGCCTTGAGTTCGGTCTGCTGAGCAGACGTCAGCGCATGCGCCGAAACGACGTCGGCAGCGACTTCGCCGCGACCGTCAGCCGCGATCTTGCGGAAGGCGCGGATCATGCCGGGCACCACGAACAGGCGACGGTTGCGAGCGACGACGCGCAGGAAGTTTCCGGTCAGGCCGGTGATCTTGGCCTTGTCGACGATGGCCGAGATCGCCTTGAGCTGGTCGTCCGCGGAAAAGACGGGACTCCACACGAGGCGCTGCAGGTCCTCGCTGCCATCCAGAAGCTTTTCGAAGCGGTCGAGATCGCTCTCGACCTTGGCAACTACCTTGGCTTCCGCAGCGAGTTCGTAGAGCGAACCCGCATATCGTTCTGCCACTCCGGAGATCATCGAGCCAGACTGTGCCACGGACCGTCTTTTCTCTCTGCCTGACAGGCCGCAAGATTTACCGCTGGAGCGTCAAACTCTGGCTAAATCTTTGACCTTGTTGAAGTTTACCAACCGGAAGATGGGCAAGCCATATCGTTCCGGCCTAAAGTCGATTGCCGTCTAGCACAGGCTTTCCTGCCTCGCAACACGCGGTGAGGCAAGGATTCGCGGCAGTTTTGTCGCAGCCGGGCAATGCCCGCGCCGCCTGCCCCCGGAATCAGGCCACCAGACCGAGCGCGTAGCCGAGCGCCAGCCCCGCCAGGACGATTTCCAGGATCAGCGAGAGCCAGTTGTAGATGCCGTTTCCATTATCGGAGAGCATCGAAATGATCCGGCCGAAGGCGGTCAGCCCCCAGCACAGCCCGAGTGCCAGATAGAGCAGCGGCTGCGCCAGCAGGATACAGGCGAGACCGGTGCCGAGGTAGAACCCGGCCATCGTCGCCCGCGCCTCGGACACGGCCTCCGGATGATCCGCCGTCGTCTGCAGCCGCATCACCCGCAACGCGATCCTGGGTGCGAACAGCATCATCAGGCCGAAGATGATGGTGATGACGGCGGACGACCAGGCCAGCCATTCTCCCTGGCTCATCGGCCACGGAAACGCGAATTCCATGCTAATCCCCTCGAAGATCGATCTGCTTCGCGTCCATCTTAGATCATCACGCCGAACTGTGGGAGCGGGATTTCAAGTCCGCGCGCACCTTGTCAGGCAAGTGCGGCCTCGAAGGCTGCCTCGGCATGGATGCGGGTCGTGTCGAAGGCCGGCAGGTCGATGTCCTCCTGCCCGATCAGCATGGTGATTTCAGTGCATCCCATGATCACGCCGTCGATCCCGTCATCACGGCGCATGCGCTCGATCTCCGCCAGATAGGCCGCCTTGGATGGCGCGCTGACGATGCCTTGGCAAAGCTCGTCATAAATGACGCGGTGGACCATGGCGCGGCCTGCCGCGTCAGGCACCACCGCATCCAAGCCGTGACGCGCTGACAGCCGGCCCTTGTAGAAATCTTCTTCCATGGTGAATCGCGTCGCAAGGAGAGCCGGCCTTCGCGAGCCCGCACGCGTCACCGCTGCAGCGGTCGCGTCCGCTATGTGGATCAGGGGTATCGAGATCGCCGCCTGCACTTGATCGGCAACCAGATGCATCGTGTTCGTGGCGATCACCATGACGCCAGCGCCCGCATCTTCAAGCCTTCGCGCCGCCTCCGTGAGGATCGCGCCGGCTCCGTCCCAGTCGCCCGCGTGCTGCCGGTCCGCGATTTCGGCGAAATCGAAGGACCGGATCAGCAGGCTCGCCGAATGCAGGCCGCCCAGCCGCTCGCGCGCCATCTCGTTGAGATGGCGATAGTAGATCGCGGTCGATTCCCAGCTCATGCCGCCGAGCAGCCCGATCGTCTTCATGGTCGTCCTTCCGCTGGCGCGCCCTGTACAGCCGGGAAATCGCCCCGTAGCCGGGTCTCGTCCGGCGTGAGATGCTCCACGATCTCCACGGCATCGTCGAGCGTTATCGCCGGATAATGCTCGCGCATGCCGTCGAGCATCACGCCGTCGGGCCAGTCCCTTTCGCGGCCGAGATAGGCGGCCGCATCCCTCAGCGGCATCGTCGTCACCGCAATCACCCACACCAGCGCCGTCCGCTCGGGCGCGCCATCGCAGACATAGAGCATGTAGCCGGGCTCGATCGGCTCTTCGCGCCAGCGGATGGTCGATTGCTTCTCGCCATTCACGATCTCAGGAAACAGGCGCGGTACGACGCCGAGCGACTGCATCATCTGCGTCACAGAAAACTCTGCGGATCGATATCGACCTGCACGCGCACGGAGCCGCGCGGCTTCGGACCTTCGACCAGCATCGCGCGCAGAAAACCCTGCAGTTCCGCACGCCGCTCGCCATGCACGAGCAGACGAAAACGGTGCCGCCCCGCAATCATCGACAGCGGCGCTTCGGCAGGCCCCAAAACGTCGATCTCCTTGGTTCGGGGCGCCGCACGGCGCAGCCCCCGCGCATGGCCTTCCGCTTCGGCGCGGGTCGCGGCACTCACGATGATGCCCGCCAGCCTGCCATAGGGCGGCAGTCCGGCCCGCTCGCGCTCGGCGATCTCGCGCTCGTAAAACGCCTCCGCGTCGCCCGAGACGATCGCCTGCATGACCGGGTGTGCCGGTTGGTAGGTCTGGAGCAGCCCGACGCTCTTCTTGCCGGTGCGGCCGGCGCGCCCCGTCACCTGGCTGAGAAGCTGGAACGTGCGCTCGGCGGCGCGCGGATCGCCGTTTGCGAGCCCAAGATCGGCATCGACGACACCCACCAGCGTCATGTTCGGAAAATTGTGCCCCTTGGCGACCAGTTGCGTGCCGATGACGATATCGGCCTCGCCCTTCGCGATCGCGTCGAGTTCGAGCCGCAGCCGCTTCACGCCGCCCAGCATGTCGGACGAGAGAACGATCGTGCGCGCGTCGGGAAAATGGCTGACCACCTCCTCCGCGATGCGCTCGACGCCGGGGCCGCAGGCGACCAGATGATCAAGCGTCCCGCATTCCGGGCACGCCTCGGGGCGCTTTTCCGTGTGGCCGCATTGGTGGCAGATGAGCTGGCCGCGAAACCGGTGCTCGACCAGCCAACTCGAACAGTCCGGGCATTGGAACCGGTGGCCGCAGACCCGGCACAAGGTCAGCGGCGCATAGCCGCGCCGGTTGAGAAACAGCAGCGCCTGTTCGCCGCGCTCGACCGTGCGGCCCATCTGCTCGATCAGCACCGGAGACAGGAAACCGCCCCGCGCAGGCGCGGAGCGACGCATGTCGATCGCCCGCAGGTCCGGCATCGCCGCCTCGGC
This portion of the Mesorhizobium sp. CAU 1732 genome encodes:
- a CDS encoding F0F1 ATP synthase subunit delta — protein: MAQSGSMISGVAERYAGSLYELAAEAKVVAKVESDLDRFEKLLDGSEDLQRLVWSPVFSADDQLKAISAIVDKAKITGLTGNFLRVVARNRRLFVVPGMIRAFRKIAADGRGEVAADVVSAHALTSAQQTELKAALKGVAGKDVTINLTVDPSILGGLVVKMGSRQIDTSLKTKLASLKLALKEVG
- the atpA gene encoding F0F1 ATP synthase subunit alpha, whose product is MDIRAAEISAILKDQIKNFGKEAQVSEVGQVLSVGDGIARVYGLDNVQAGEMVEFPGGIRGMALNLEADNVGVVIFGADRDIKEGDTVKRTGAIVDVPVGPELLGRVVDALGNPIDGKGPIKAAKRSRVDIKAPGIIPRKSVNEPMSTGLKAIDALIPVGRGQRELVIGDRQTGKTAIILDTILNQKAVHVSGLDSEKLYCVYVAIGQKRSTVAQFVKVLEERGALEYSIIVAATASDPAPMQYLAPMAGCAMAEYFRDNGQHALIAYDDLSKQAVAYRQMSLLLRRPPGREAYPGDVFYLHSRLLERAAKLNDDMGGGSLTALPIIETQANDVSAYIPTNVISITDGQIFLETNLFFQGIRPAVNVGLSVSRVGSAAQIKAMKQVAGSIKGELAQYREMAAFAQFGSDLDASTQRLLNRGARLTELLKQPQFSPLKTEEQVAVIFAGTQGYLDKLPVNQVGKFEQGLLAHMRSDGKAVLDAIRQEKALSDDLRGKLKAEIDTFAKNFV
- a CDS encoding aspartate/glutamate racemase family protein, which produces MKTIGLLGGMSWESTAIYYRHLNEMARERLGGLHSASLLIRSFDFAEIADRQHAGDWDGAGAILTEAARRLEDAGAGVMVIATNTMHLVADQVQAAISIPLIHIADATAAAVTRAGSRRPALLATRFTMEEDFYKGRLSARHGLDAVVPDAAGRAMVHRVIYDELCQGIVSAPSKAAYLAEIERMRRDDGIDGVIMGCTEITMLIGQEDIDLPAFDTTRIHAEAAFEAALA
- a CDS encoding DUF4345 family protein is translated as MEFAFPWPMSQGEWLAWSSAVITIIFGLMMLFAPRIALRVMRLQTTADHPEAVSEARATMAGFYLGTGLACILLAQPLLYLALGLCWGLTAFGRIISMLSDNGNGIYNWLSLILEIVLAGLALGYALGLVA
- a CDS encoding ASCH domain-containing protein — translated: MMQSLGVVPRLFPEIVNGEKQSTIRWREEPIEPGYMLYVCDGAPERTALVWVIAVTTMPLRDAAAYLGRERDWPDGVMLDGMREHYPAITLDDAVEIVEHLTPDETRLRGDFPAVQGAPAEGRP